The Cololabis saira isolate AMF1-May2022 chromosome 20, fColSai1.1, whole genome shotgun sequence genome includes a window with the following:
- the LOC133420430 gene encoding dachshund homolog 2-like: MSLPGSPPLLSPGSGAPTPVGLFHHTSVGTSSPAHVNSNSHSLSLTSSMLSAFLPGSGGSGAAGSGFPGAGGPGAPGAGGAPGSGQGAPGAGSGLCSECRLVEVHGVKVASFGSMTDGQQEELICLPQVFDLFLKHLVGGLHTVYTKLKRLDITPVVCTVEQVRVLRGLGAIQPGVNRCKLISRKDFEVLYRDCTSARGLGGNSLSLGPGYFCVAGDERWMTSAARRANN; this comes from the exons ATGTCGCTCCCCGGCTCCCCTCCGCTGCTCTCCCCGGGGTCGGGCGCCCCGACTCCGGTCGGGCTCTTCCACCACACCTCGGTGGGGACCTCCAGCCCGGCTCATGTCAACTCCAACTCCCACTCGCTGTCCCTCACCAGCAGCATGCTGAGCGCCTTcctgcccggctcggggggctcCGGGGCCGCCGGCTCCGGGTTTCCCGGAGCCGGCGGCCCCGGAGCCCCCGGAGCCGGCGGAGCTCCCGGATCCGGGCAGGGAGCGCCCGGCGCCGGATCGGGGCTCTGCAGCGAGTGCCGGCTGGTGGAGGTGCACGGCGTGAAGGTGGCCAGCTTCGGCAGCATGACGGACGGGCAGCAGGAGGAGCTGATCTGCCTGCCGCAGGTGTTCGACCTCTTCCTCAAGCACCTGGTCGGAGGGCTGCACACCGTGTACACCAAGCTGAAGCGGCTGGACATCACCCCGGTGGTGTGCACCGTGGAGCAGGTACGCGTCCTGCGGGGGCTCGGGGCCATCCAGCCCGGCGTCAACCGCTGCAAGCTCATCTCCAGGAAGGACTTCGAGGTGCTGTACCGGGACTGCACCAGCGCCAG GGGCCTCGGTGGGAACTCTCTCTCCCTCGGCCCCGGTTATTTCTGCGTAGCCGGAGATGAGAGATGGATGACTTCTGCTGCCCGGCGGGCTAATAACTAA